In the genome of Loxodonta africana isolate mLoxAfr1 chromosome 16, mLoxAfr1.hap2, whole genome shotgun sequence, one region contains:
- the CCNJ gene encoding cyclin-J isoform X4, with amino-acid sequence MPEAFQLSEHAPRLKQSRLLRRAARAHGAGEAVVARTAGRRYSSSASVQGKFEEKEDSVPKLEQLNSLGCMTNMNLVLTKQNLLHMELLLLETFQWNLCLPTAAHFIEYYLSEAVHETDLHDGWPMICLEKTKLYMAKYADYFLEVSLQDYAFLNYAPSLVAAACVASSRIILRLSPTWPTRLHRLTAYSWDFLVQCIERLLIAHDNDVKEANKQRGQAGPQSAQLSVFQTASQPSRPVHVQQPQYLHQTHETSLQYRHPVSEQPSCQQIVSTTHTSSYTLQTCPAGFQTSVQGLGHVQTGVGMSLAIPVEVKPCLSVSYNRSYQINEHYPCITPCFER; translated from the exons ATGCCCGAAGCCTTCCAGCTTTCCGAGCATGCACCCAG ACTGAAACAGTCGCGTCTGCTTCGGCGTGCCGCCCGGGCCCATGGAGCTGGAGAGGCAGTGGTGGCGAGGACAGCTGGCCGCCGATATTCATCAAGCGCTTCGGTACAAG gcaaatttgaagaaaaagaagacagtGTGCCTAAGCTGGAGCAGCTCAACAGCTTGGGTTGTATGACTAATATGAATCTAGtgttaacaaaacaaaatttgCTCCATATGGAGCTATTATTACTAGAAACCTTTCAGTGGAATCTCTGCCTTCCGACAGCTGCCCATTTCATTGAATATTATCTGTCCGAAGCAGTACATGAAACAGACCTTCATGATGGCTGGCCAATGATTTGCTTGGAAAAAACTAAACTCTACATGGCCAAATATGCGGATTACTTCCTGGAAGTATCTTTGCAAG ATTATGCCTTTCTAAATTATGCACCTTCTTTAGTAGCTGCTGCATGTGTGGCTTCTTCAAGGATTATACTTCGTCTTTCTCCAACGTGGCCTACAAGACTGCATCGTCTTACCGCTTACTCCTGGGATTTCTTAGTTCAGTGCATTGAACGGCTGTTGAT CGCTCATGATAATGATGtgaaagaagcaaacaaacagaGAGGGCAGGCAGGACCTCagtcagcacaattaagtgtgttCCAGACAGCCTCCCAGCCCTCACGACCAGTTCATGTTCAGCAACCCCAGTATCTCCATCAGACACATGAGACTTCACTGCAGTATCGCCATCCTGTGTCAGAACAGCCAAGCTGTCAACAGATTGTATCTACCACACACACCTCATCCTACACATTACAGACATGTCCTGCTGGCTTCCAAACTAGTGTTCAGGGCCTTGGGCACGTGCAGACTGGTGTTGGGATGTCACTAGCAATACCAGTAGAAGTTAAGCCCTGTCTGAGCGTTTCTTATAATCGGAGTTATCAGATAAATGAACATTATCCTTGCATTACTCCATGCTTTGAAAGGTGA
- the CCNJ gene encoding cyclin-J isoform X2: MELERQWWRGQLAADIHQALRYKELKLPSYKGQSPQLSLRRYFADLIAIVSNRFTLCPSARHLAVYLLDLFMDRYDISIQQLHLVALSCLLLASKFEEKEDSVPKLEQLNSLGCMTNMNLVLTKQNLLHMELLLLETFQWNLCLPTAAHFIEYYLSEAVHETDLHDGWPMICLEKTKLYMAKYADYFLEVSLQVAAACVASSRIILRLSPTWPTRLHRLTAYSWDFLVQCIERLLIAHDNDVKEANKQRGQAGPQSAQLSVFQTASQPSRPVHVQQPQYLHQTHETSLQYRHPVSEQPSCQQIVSTTHTSSYTLQTCPAGFQTSVQGLGHVQTGVGMSLAIPVEVKPCLSVSYNRSYQINEHYPCITPCFER; the protein is encoded by the exons ATGGAGCTGGAGAGGCAGTGGTGGCGAGGACAGCTGGCCGCCGATATTCATCAAGCGCTTCGGTACAAG GAGCTGAAGTTGCCCTCCTACAAAGGCCAGTCCCCTCAGCTAAGTCTTAGACGGTATTTTGCTGACCTGATAGCCATTGTGAGCAATCGCTTCACTCTCTGCCCTTCAGCCCGCCATCTTGCTGTCTATTTGCTAGACCTGTTTATGGATCGCTATGACATCTCTATCCAGCAGCTGCATTTAGTTGCGCTTTCCTGTTTGCTTCTAGCAA gcaaatttgaagaaaaagaagacagtGTGCCTAAGCTGGAGCAGCTCAACAGCTTGGGTTGTATGACTAATATGAATCTAGtgttaacaaaacaaaatttgCTCCATATGGAGCTATTATTACTAGAAACCTTTCAGTGGAATCTCTGCCTTCCGACAGCTGCCCATTTCATTGAATATTATCTGTCCGAAGCAGTACATGAAACAGACCTTCATGATGGCTGGCCAATGATTTGCTTGGAAAAAACTAAACTCTACATGGCCAAATATGCGGATTACTTCCTGGAAGTATCTTTGCAAG TAGCTGCTGCATGTGTGGCTTCTTCAAGGATTATACTTCGTCTTTCTCCAACGTGGCCTACAAGACTGCATCGTCTTACCGCTTACTCCTGGGATTTCTTAGTTCAGTGCATTGAACGGCTGTTGAT CGCTCATGATAATGATGtgaaagaagcaaacaaacagaGAGGGCAGGCAGGACCTCagtcagcacaattaagtgtgttCCAGACAGCCTCCCAGCCCTCACGACCAGTTCATGTTCAGCAACCCCAGTATCTCCATCAGACACATGAGACTTCACTGCAGTATCGCCATCCTGTGTCAGAACAGCCAAGCTGTCAACAGATTGTATCTACCACACACACCTCATCCTACACATTACAGACATGTCCTGCTGGCTTCCAAACTAGTGTTCAGGGCCTTGGGCACGTGCAGACTGGTGTTGGGATGTCACTAGCAATACCAGTAGAAGTTAAGCCCTGTCTGAGCGTTTCTTATAATCGGAGTTATCAGATAAATGAACATTATCCTTGCATTACTCCATGCTTTGAAAGGTGA
- the CCNJ gene encoding cyclin-J isoform X3, which translates to MELERQWWRGQLAADIHQALRYKELKLPSYKGQSPQLSLRRYFADLIAIVSNRFTLCPSARHLAVYLLDLFMDRYDISIQQLHLVALSCLLLASKFEEKEDSVPKLEQLNSLGCMTNMNLVLTKQNLLHMELLLLETFQWNLCLPTAAHFIEYYLSEAVHETDLHDGWPMICLEKTKLYMAKYADYFLEVSLQAAACVASSRIILRLSPTWPTRLHRLTAYSWDFLVQCIERLLIAHDNDVKEANKQRGQAGPQSAQLSVFQTASQPSRPVHVQQPQYLHQTHETSLQYRHPVSEQPSCQQIVSTTHTSSYTLQTCPAGFQTSVQGLGHVQTGVGMSLAIPVEVKPCLSVSYNRSYQINEHYPCITPCFER; encoded by the exons ATGGAGCTGGAGAGGCAGTGGTGGCGAGGACAGCTGGCCGCCGATATTCATCAAGCGCTTCGGTACAAG GAGCTGAAGTTGCCCTCCTACAAAGGCCAGTCCCCTCAGCTAAGTCTTAGACGGTATTTTGCTGACCTGATAGCCATTGTGAGCAATCGCTTCACTCTCTGCCCTTCAGCCCGCCATCTTGCTGTCTATTTGCTAGACCTGTTTATGGATCGCTATGACATCTCTATCCAGCAGCTGCATTTAGTTGCGCTTTCCTGTTTGCTTCTAGCAA gcaaatttgaagaaaaagaagacagtGTGCCTAAGCTGGAGCAGCTCAACAGCTTGGGTTGTATGACTAATATGAATCTAGtgttaacaaaacaaaatttgCTCCATATGGAGCTATTATTACTAGAAACCTTTCAGTGGAATCTCTGCCTTCCGACAGCTGCCCATTTCATTGAATATTATCTGTCCGAAGCAGTACATGAAACAGACCTTCATGATGGCTGGCCAATGATTTGCTTGGAAAAAACTAAACTCTACATGGCCAAATATGCGGATTACTTCCTGGAAGTATCTTTGCAAG CTGCTGCATGTGTGGCTTCTTCAAGGATTATACTTCGTCTTTCTCCAACGTGGCCTACAAGACTGCATCGTCTTACCGCTTACTCCTGGGATTTCTTAGTTCAGTGCATTGAACGGCTGTTGAT CGCTCATGATAATGATGtgaaagaagcaaacaaacagaGAGGGCAGGCAGGACCTCagtcagcacaattaagtgtgttCCAGACAGCCTCCCAGCCCTCACGACCAGTTCATGTTCAGCAACCCCAGTATCTCCATCAGACACATGAGACTTCACTGCAGTATCGCCATCCTGTGTCAGAACAGCCAAGCTGTCAACAGATTGTATCTACCACACACACCTCATCCTACACATTACAGACATGTCCTGCTGGCTTCCAAACTAGTGTTCAGGGCCTTGGGCACGTGCAGACTGGTGTTGGGATGTCACTAGCAATACCAGTAGAAGTTAAGCCCTGTCTGAGCGTTTCTTATAATCGGAGTTATCAGATAAATGAACATTATCCTTGCATTACTCCATGCTTTGAAAGGTGA
- the CCNJ gene encoding cyclin-J isoform X1, with the protein MELERQWWRGQLAADIHQALRYKELKLPSYKGQSPQLSLRRYFADLIAIVSNRFTLCPSARHLAVYLLDLFMDRYDISIQQLHLVALSCLLLASKFEEKEDSVPKLEQLNSLGCMTNMNLVLTKQNLLHMELLLLETFQWNLCLPTAAHFIEYYLSEAVHETDLHDGWPMICLEKTKLYMAKYADYFLEVSLQDYAFLNYAPSLVAAACVASSRIILRLSPTWPTRLHRLTAYSWDFLVQCIERLLIAHDNDVKEANKQRGQAGPQSAQLSVFQTASQPSRPVHVQQPQYLHQTHETSLQYRHPVSEQPSCQQIVSTTHTSSYTLQTCPAGFQTSVQGLGHVQTGVGMSLAIPVEVKPCLSVSYNRSYQINEHYPCITPCFER; encoded by the exons ATGGAGCTGGAGAGGCAGTGGTGGCGAGGACAGCTGGCCGCCGATATTCATCAAGCGCTTCGGTACAAG GAGCTGAAGTTGCCCTCCTACAAAGGCCAGTCCCCTCAGCTAAGTCTTAGACGGTATTTTGCTGACCTGATAGCCATTGTGAGCAATCGCTTCACTCTCTGCCCTTCAGCCCGCCATCTTGCTGTCTATTTGCTAGACCTGTTTATGGATCGCTATGACATCTCTATCCAGCAGCTGCATTTAGTTGCGCTTTCCTGTTTGCTTCTAGCAA gcaaatttgaagaaaaagaagacagtGTGCCTAAGCTGGAGCAGCTCAACAGCTTGGGTTGTATGACTAATATGAATCTAGtgttaacaaaacaaaatttgCTCCATATGGAGCTATTATTACTAGAAACCTTTCAGTGGAATCTCTGCCTTCCGACAGCTGCCCATTTCATTGAATATTATCTGTCCGAAGCAGTACATGAAACAGACCTTCATGATGGCTGGCCAATGATTTGCTTGGAAAAAACTAAACTCTACATGGCCAAATATGCGGATTACTTCCTGGAAGTATCTTTGCAAG ATTATGCCTTTCTAAATTATGCACCTTCTTTAGTAGCTGCTGCATGTGTGGCTTCTTCAAGGATTATACTTCGTCTTTCTCCAACGTGGCCTACAAGACTGCATCGTCTTACCGCTTACTCCTGGGATTTCTTAGTTCAGTGCATTGAACGGCTGTTGAT CGCTCATGATAATGATGtgaaagaagcaaacaaacagaGAGGGCAGGCAGGACCTCagtcagcacaattaagtgtgttCCAGACAGCCTCCCAGCCCTCACGACCAGTTCATGTTCAGCAACCCCAGTATCTCCATCAGACACATGAGACTTCACTGCAGTATCGCCATCCTGTGTCAGAACAGCCAAGCTGTCAACAGATTGTATCTACCACACACACCTCATCCTACACATTACAGACATGTCCTGCTGGCTTCCAAACTAGTGTTCAGGGCCTTGGGCACGTGCAGACTGGTGTTGGGATGTCACTAGCAATACCAGTAGAAGTTAAGCCCTGTCTGAGCGTTTCTTATAATCGGAGTTATCAGATAAATGAACATTATCCTTGCATTACTCCATGCTTTGAAAGGTGA